A single window of Cellulomonas sp. NTE-D12 DNA harbors:
- the aroA gene encoding 3-phosphoshikimate 1-carboxyvinyltransferase, translating into MTDAPRPAPRPAPWPAPSAVGPLDAVVEVPGSKSLSNRYLVLAALASGPSRLHGVLQSRDTRLMAAALGALGSRVVEEDGDWLVDPGPVLGGVTVECGLAGTVMRFLPPVAALADGTVHFDGDAQARVRPMGPVLDALRALGVHVEQQGEPGRLPFTVRGHGAVDGGQVDVDASGSSQFVSGLLLAGARYRDGLTVRHTGPTLPSLPHIQMTVEVLRAAGVRVDDSRPAIWQVLPGAIAGRDVRVEPDLSNAAPFLAAALVTGGTVSVPGWPATTTQPGALLPDILTSMGGTATLVGDVLTVGGTGAVHGVDLDLRAASELATTVAALAVLADSPTRLRGIGHMRGHETDRLAALAAEITGLGGRAEQTSDGLVITPRPLTGGVWHSYADHRMATAGALIGLAVPGVEVDDVATTAKTIPDFVGMWTAMLAGNGAPA; encoded by the coding sequence ATGACCGACGCCCCCCGGCCAGCGCCTCGGCCAGCACCCTGGCCAGCACCCTCCGCCGTCGGTCCGCTCGACGCGGTCGTCGAGGTCCCCGGCTCGAAGTCCTTGTCGAACCGGTACCTGGTCCTCGCGGCGCTCGCCTCCGGGCCCAGCCGCCTGCACGGTGTGCTGCAGTCCCGCGACACCCGCCTGATGGCGGCGGCGCTCGGTGCCCTGGGCAGCCGCGTGGTCGAGGAGGACGGCGACTGGCTGGTGGACCCCGGGCCCGTCCTGGGGGGTGTGACGGTGGAGTGCGGGCTGGCCGGCACCGTGATGCGGTTCCTGCCGCCCGTTGCCGCGCTGGCCGACGGAACCGTGCACTTCGACGGGGACGCGCAGGCGCGGGTGCGGCCGATGGGGCCCGTGCTGGACGCCCTGCGGGCGCTCGGCGTGCACGTCGAGCAGCAGGGTGAGCCCGGGAGGCTTCCGTTCACGGTGCGGGGGCACGGTGCGGTGGACGGCGGTCAGGTCGACGTCGACGCCAGCGGCTCCAGCCAGTTCGTCTCCGGGCTGCTGCTCGCCGGCGCACGCTACCGGGACGGCCTGACGGTGCGACACACCGGACCGACGCTGCCGTCCCTGCCGCACATCCAGATGACGGTCGAGGTGCTGCGCGCCGCGGGCGTGCGGGTCGACGACTCCCGCCCGGCGATCTGGCAGGTGCTGCCAGGCGCGATCGCGGGTCGGGACGTCCGGGTGGAGCCGGACCTGTCGAACGCCGCACCGTTCCTGGCCGCCGCGCTGGTGACCGGCGGGACGGTCTCCGTGCCCGGCTGGCCTGCGACCACCACGCAGCCCGGAGCCCTGCTGCCGGACATCCTGACGAGCATGGGCGGCACCGCGACCCTCGTCGGCGACGTGCTGACCGTCGGCGGCACGGGTGCCGTGCACGGGGTCGACCTCGACCTGCGTGCGGCGTCCGAGCTCGCCACGACGGTGGCCGCGCTGGCAGTCCTCGCCGACTCCCCCACCCGGCTCCGCGGGATCGGGCACATGCGCGGTCACGAGACGGACCGTCTGGCGGCGCTGGCCGCCGAGATCACGGGCCTGGGCGGCCGGGCCGAGCAGACGTCGGACGGACTGGTCATCACCCCCCGCCCGCTGACCGGTGGGGTTTGGCACAGCTACGCGGACCACCGGATGGCGACCGCGGGCGCGCTGATCGGGCTGGCGGTCCCGGGCGTCGAGGTGGACGACGTCGCGACCACGGCCAAGACGATCCCCGACTTCGTCGGGATGTGGACCGCGATGCTGGCCGGGAACGGGGCGCCTGCCTGA
- the rsgA gene encoding ribosome small subunit-dependent GTPase A, which translates to MAVRRYDESDVRVRPGRGSRPRTKQRPEHADARVGMVTGVDRGRYAVLVDAGGPDEQPVVAMKARELGRERVVPGDLVDVVGDTTGDTGTLARIVRIVERRTALRRTADDTDPVERVIVANADQLVIVTALADPEPRPRMIDRCVVAAYDAGMSAVLMLTKADLADPAPLSAMYTPVGVRVLVTGMDGDRLVSGLEDVRSALAGKVSVLVGHSGVGKSTLVNALVPGAYRATGAVNDTTGRGRHTSSSAVALRVPGEGPVTWVVDTPGVRSFGLAHVEPAHLLAAFADLAEVAQACPRGCTHAGDAPDCALDDWVSAAPDDAARAARAARLDSFRRLLAARTGTADPDDRTER; encoded by the coding sequence ATGGCGGTGCGGCGGTACGACGAGTCGGACGTCCGGGTGCGCCCCGGCCGCGGCTCTCGGCCGCGGACCAAGCAGCGGCCCGAGCACGCCGACGCGCGGGTCGGCATGGTCACCGGCGTGGATCGCGGCCGGTACGCGGTGCTGGTGGACGCGGGCGGTCCTGACGAGCAGCCCGTGGTGGCGATGAAGGCACGCGAGCTCGGCCGCGAGCGCGTGGTGCCGGGCGACCTGGTCGACGTCGTGGGCGACACGACCGGCGACACGGGCACGCTGGCCCGCATCGTGCGCATCGTGGAACGCCGGACGGCGCTGCGCCGGACGGCCGACGACACCGACCCCGTCGAGCGGGTCATCGTCGCGAACGCGGACCAGCTGGTGATCGTCACCGCGCTCGCCGACCCCGAACCCCGCCCGCGGATGATCGACCGGTGCGTCGTGGCGGCGTACGACGCCGGCATGTCGGCGGTGCTGATGCTGACGAAGGCCGACCTGGCCGACCCAGCGCCCCTCAGCGCGATGTACACGCCCGTGGGCGTCCGGGTGCTGGTGACCGGCATGGACGGCGACCGGCTGGTGTCCGGTCTCGAGGACGTCCGCTCGGCGCTCGCGGGCAAGGTGTCGGTGCTCGTCGGCCACTCGGGCGTGGGCAAGTCCACGCTGGTGAACGCCCTGGTGCCCGGGGCGTACCGGGCGACCGGCGCGGTGAACGACACCACGGGACGCGGCCGGCACACCTCCTCCTCGGCGGTCGCGCTGCGGGTGCCCGGTGAGGGTCCGGTCACGTGGGTGGTCGACACGCCCGGGGTGCGCTCGTTCGGCCTCGCCCACGTGGAGCCCGCCCACCTGCTCGCGGCGTTCGCCGATCTGGCCGAGGTCGCCCAGGCGTGCCCGCGGGGGTGCACGCACGCCGGCGACGCCCCGGACTGCGCGCTGGACGACTGGGTGTCCGCCGCGCCGGACGACGCCGCACGTGCCGCCCGTGCCGCGCGGCTCGACTCGTTCCGCCGCCTGCTCGCAGCCCGCACGGGCACCGCCGACCCGGACGACCGCACCGAACGCTGA